In the Bactrocera tryoni isolate S06 unplaced genomic scaffold, CSIRO_BtryS06_freeze2 scaffold_11, whole genome shotgun sequence genome, one interval contains:
- the LOC120779483 gene encoding epidermal growth factor receptor kinase substrate 8-like protein 2 isoform X1, with product MRAPGMAYHNANGGAIGNNSTAGGSLCGIAGEIGSSEYSGDERDSRSGEDHHEIDLNNKPIYLLEHLATFTVNKESGIVYPADGMRRLLQLEKTTGIWSQKMQICLDYQWVLIMDYETGNIIERFPASLIQDPTAFTSTDSMELYNNILVFIVSGGSGSRSEMHIFQSQSVSAVHLVEDLKSLRNGKMVTQQREGLMHQQQSPSNLLKNGPTDLAKSLPASCSQHGRSEQQIHYLHNGGTITPSRTGIDQYGLHVRSLMLENNHTGAAAGSGNGETDSEQGGFNDETSSTSSDKYERDVTVLNHCFDDIEKFIARLQHAAAASRELERRRRNRKTKKKDPGEGLLTLRTRPPLEKEFIDIFAKFKLSFNLLAKLKAHIHDPNAPELVHFLFTPLALIVEASSDTYYESQLPARVINPLLTREAINLLINCVTSKETELWRSLGDAWIIPRDQWKNDVGSYHPVFMDGWSPDYLVTDELETLSTPTNISKRRLDVKSHLHAGHTSHSGANGRQVGSNSNCSNTALHIGQVEEYETSIPIEKYSGHYERDSERFLPTGGISGAANGGPSDFSVHSEISIDSIERSGEALHDLQMNNNTAAGIQTISTGMQQLHARDSKNTKATRNNSSVSEFSGRDNITMDEQMLAAWLDDLQTAHAKIVLVTYPRTANNDKELSVVRGEYLEILDDTRKWWKARNIRGQVAHVPHTIVTPYNFDDESASNQFYGHQQAPSHLQGNNTYTQPRHPINTNLSDNIETHRSHDATDWIRNKHLGKKGEFRYF from the exons atgagAGCCCCCGGAATGGCTTATCACAACGCGAATGGAGGTGCTATTGGTAATAATAGCACAGCTGGTGGCAGTTTATGTGGTATTGCTGGTGAAATTGGCTCCAGTGAATATTCCGGCGACGAACGAGACTCTCGGAGCGGCGAAGATCATCACGAGATTGATTTGAATAACAAGCCAATATATCTTCTCGAACATTTGGCTACCTTCACGGTAAATAAGGAATCCGGCATTGTCTATCCCGCAGACGGCATGCGAAGGCTGTTACAGTTGGAAAAAACCACTGGTATATGGTCTcagaaaatgcaaatatgtttgGATTACCAATGGGTGCTTATAATGGATTATGAAACCGGA AATATCATAGAAAGATTTCCAGCATCTCTTATACAGGATCCAACAGCATTCACATCTACTGATTCCATGgagttatataataatatattagtaTTTATCGTGTCCGGCGGCAGTGGCTCACGCTCAGAAATGCATATTTTTCAG TCACAAAGTGTATCTGCCGTGCATTTGGTTGAAGACTTAAAGAGCCTAAGAAACGGGAAAATGGTGACACAACAGCGCGAGGGTTTAATGCATCAACAGCAATCACCATCAAATCTATTAAAAAACGGTCCTACTGATTTAGCTAAGTCATTACCGGCATCCTGCAGTCAGCACGGTCGCAGTGAACAACAAATCCATTATCTTCACAATGGTGGTACTATTACGCCATCCCGCACTGGTATAGATCAATATGGCTTACACGTCCGAAGTCTCATGCTAGAAAACAATCATACAGGTGCTGCTGCTGGTAGCGGAAATGGTGAAACAGATTCCGAACAAGGCGGGTTTAATGACGAAACTAGTTCTACGTCTAGTGACAAGTATGAACGTGATGTAACTGTGTTGAATCATTGCTTTGATGACATAGAAAAGTTCATAGCACGCCTGCAACACGCAGCTGCAGCATCACGCGAACTGGAGCGTCGACgccgaaaccgaaaaacaaaaaagaaagatcCTGGCGAGGGTTTATTAACGTTGCGTACCCGACCGCCCCTTGAAAAAGAGTTTATCGACATTTTCGCCAAATTCAAACTTTCATTTAACTTGCTGGCCAAGCTGAAAGCACACATACATGATCCAAATGCTCCTGAATTAGTTCACTTCTTATTTACACCGCTTGCACTAATAGTCGAGGCTTCCAGTGACACTTACTATGAGTCTCAATTGCCAGCACGTGTGATCAATCCATTACTTACACGTGAAGCCATAAATCTGTTAATTAATTGCGTTACGAGCAAAGAAACTGAACTATGGCGCTCCCTTGGTGACGCTTGGATTATACCACGCGATCAGTGGAAAAATGATGTGGGCTCATACCATCCTGTATTTATGGATGGATGGTCGCCCGATTACTTGGTAACCGATGAATTGGAAACCCTTAGTACTCCAACAAACATTAGCAAGCGTCGTTTAGATGTTAAATCACATTTGCATGCTGGTCATACCAGCCACAGCGGGGCGAACGGACGCCAAGTTGGCAGCAATAGTAATTGCAGCAATACAGCTTTACATATAGGACAAGTCGAAGAATACGAAACAAGTATACCAATTGAGAAATATTCTGGTCATTATGAACGCGATAGTGAACGATTTCTGCCCACTGGTGGCATAAGTGGCGCTGCGAACGGTGGGCCTTCTGATTTTAGCGTACACAGTGAAATTTCAATTGATTCAATTGAACGTAGCGGAGAGGCATTGCACGATTTGCAAATGAATAATAACACTGCAGCTGGTATTCAAACAATATCAACAGGAATGCAACAATTACATGCACGTGACTCTAAGAATACCAAAGCCACGCGCAATAATAGCTCAGTTTCTGAATTCTCTGGTCGTGATAACATCACTATGGACGAACAAATGTTGGCAGCGTGGCTAGATGATTTACAAACAGCACATGCTAAAATTGTCCTAGTCACATATCCCCGCACAGCCAACAATGATAAAGAGCTAAGTGTGGTTCGTGGTGAATATTTGGAG ATTTTGGATGATACTCGAAAATGGTGGAAGGCTCGCAACATACGAGGTCAAGTGGCCCATGTTCCACACACAATTGTCACTCCATATAACTTCGACGACGAGTCTGCGAGCAATCAGTTCTATGGGCACCAACAAGCACCATCACATCTGCAAGGAAACAATACTTACACACAGCCGAGACACCCGATAAATACAAATCTCAGT gATAATATCGAGACACACCGGTCACACGACGCTACTGATTGGATTCGAAATAAGCATCTGGGTAAGAAAGGAGAGTTCAGATATTTTTAA
- the LOC120779483 gene encoding epidermal growth factor receptor kinase substrate 8-like protein 2 isoform X2 has protein sequence MRAPGMAYHNANGGAIGNNSTAGGSLCGIAGEIGSSEYSGDERDSRSGEDHHEIDLNNKPIYLLEHLATFTVNKESGIVYPADGMRRLLQLEKTTGIWSQKMQICLDYQWVLIMDYETGNIIERFPASLIQDPTAFTSTDSMELYNNILVFIVSGGSGSRSEMHIFQSQSVSAVHLVEDLKSLRNGKMVTQQREGLMHQQQSPSNLLKNGPTDLAKSLPASCSQHGRSEQQIHYLHNGGTITPSRTGIDQYGLHVRSLMLENNHTGAAAGSGNGETDSEQGGFNDETSSTSSDKYERDVTVLNHCFDDIEKFIARLQHAAAASRELERRRRNRKTKKKDPGEGLLTLRTRPPLEKEFIDIFAKFKLSFNLLAKLKAHIHDPNAPELVHFLFTPLALIVEASSDTYYESQLPARVINPLLTREAINLLINCVTSKETELWRSLGDAWIIPRDQWKNDVGSYHPVFMDGWSPDYLVTDELETLSTPTNISKRRLDVKSHLHAGHTSHSGANGRQVGSNSNCSNTALHIGQVEEYETSIPIEKYSGHYERDSERFLPTGGISGAANGGPSDFSVHSEISIDSIERSGEALHDLQMNNNTAAGIQTISTGMQQLHARDSKNTKATRNNSSVSEFSGRDNITMDEQMLAAWLDDLQTAHAKIVLVTYPRTANNDKELSVVRGEYLEILDDTRKWWKARNIRGQVAHVPHTIVTPYNFDDESASNQFYGHQQAPSHLQGNNTYTQPRHPINTNLSVSLIYMNIIGTRIG, from the exons atgagAGCCCCCGGAATGGCTTATCACAACGCGAATGGAGGTGCTATTGGTAATAATAGCACAGCTGGTGGCAGTTTATGTGGTATTGCTGGTGAAATTGGCTCCAGTGAATATTCCGGCGACGAACGAGACTCTCGGAGCGGCGAAGATCATCACGAGATTGATTTGAATAACAAGCCAATATATCTTCTCGAACATTTGGCTACCTTCACGGTAAATAAGGAATCCGGCATTGTCTATCCCGCAGACGGCATGCGAAGGCTGTTACAGTTGGAAAAAACCACTGGTATATGGTCTcagaaaatgcaaatatgtttgGATTACCAATGGGTGCTTATAATGGATTATGAAACCGGA AATATCATAGAAAGATTTCCAGCATCTCTTATACAGGATCCAACAGCATTCACATCTACTGATTCCATGgagttatataataatatattagtaTTTATCGTGTCCGGCGGCAGTGGCTCACGCTCAGAAATGCATATTTTTCAG TCACAAAGTGTATCTGCCGTGCATTTGGTTGAAGACTTAAAGAGCCTAAGAAACGGGAAAATGGTGACACAACAGCGCGAGGGTTTAATGCATCAACAGCAATCACCATCAAATCTATTAAAAAACGGTCCTACTGATTTAGCTAAGTCATTACCGGCATCCTGCAGTCAGCACGGTCGCAGTGAACAACAAATCCATTATCTTCACAATGGTGGTACTATTACGCCATCCCGCACTGGTATAGATCAATATGGCTTACACGTCCGAAGTCTCATGCTAGAAAACAATCATACAGGTGCTGCTGCTGGTAGCGGAAATGGTGAAACAGATTCCGAACAAGGCGGGTTTAATGACGAAACTAGTTCTACGTCTAGTGACAAGTATGAACGTGATGTAACTGTGTTGAATCATTGCTTTGATGACATAGAAAAGTTCATAGCACGCCTGCAACACGCAGCTGCAGCATCACGCGAACTGGAGCGTCGACgccgaaaccgaaaaacaaaaaagaaagatcCTGGCGAGGGTTTATTAACGTTGCGTACCCGACCGCCCCTTGAAAAAGAGTTTATCGACATTTTCGCCAAATTCAAACTTTCATTTAACTTGCTGGCCAAGCTGAAAGCACACATACATGATCCAAATGCTCCTGAATTAGTTCACTTCTTATTTACACCGCTTGCACTAATAGTCGAGGCTTCCAGTGACACTTACTATGAGTCTCAATTGCCAGCACGTGTGATCAATCCATTACTTACACGTGAAGCCATAAATCTGTTAATTAATTGCGTTACGAGCAAAGAAACTGAACTATGGCGCTCCCTTGGTGACGCTTGGATTATACCACGCGATCAGTGGAAAAATGATGTGGGCTCATACCATCCTGTATTTATGGATGGATGGTCGCCCGATTACTTGGTAACCGATGAATTGGAAACCCTTAGTACTCCAACAAACATTAGCAAGCGTCGTTTAGATGTTAAATCACATTTGCATGCTGGTCATACCAGCCACAGCGGGGCGAACGGACGCCAAGTTGGCAGCAATAGTAATTGCAGCAATACAGCTTTACATATAGGACAAGTCGAAGAATACGAAACAAGTATACCAATTGAGAAATATTCTGGTCATTATGAACGCGATAGTGAACGATTTCTGCCCACTGGTGGCATAAGTGGCGCTGCGAACGGTGGGCCTTCTGATTTTAGCGTACACAGTGAAATTTCAATTGATTCAATTGAACGTAGCGGAGAGGCATTGCACGATTTGCAAATGAATAATAACACTGCAGCTGGTATTCAAACAATATCAACAGGAATGCAACAATTACATGCACGTGACTCTAAGAATACCAAAGCCACGCGCAATAATAGCTCAGTTTCTGAATTCTCTGGTCGTGATAACATCACTATGGACGAACAAATGTTGGCAGCGTGGCTAGATGATTTACAAACAGCACATGCTAAAATTGTCCTAGTCACATATCCCCGCACAGCCAACAATGATAAAGAGCTAAGTGTGGTTCGTGGTGAATATTTGGAG ATTTTGGATGATACTCGAAAATGGTGGAAGGCTCGCAACATACGAGGTCAAGTGGCCCATGTTCCACACACAATTGTCACTCCATATAACTTCGACGACGAGTCTGCGAGCAATCAGTTCTATGGGCACCAACAAGCACCATCACATCTGCAAGGAAACAATACTTACACACAGCCGAGACACCCGATAAATACAAATCTCAGTGTAAGtttaatttatatgaatataatagGTACTCGTATAG gATAA